A genomic segment from Frateuria edaphi encodes:
- a CDS encoding DUF190 domain-containing protein, with product MSDTTIEGVQLCFYVHLRARHDGRLLSEWLLEQARQQGIGGGSVFRATAGFGRHGVLHEEAFFDLADDLPVKAEFLLRPAEADALLARVREAGVHAVYATSTIRFGVLGAQ from the coding sequence GTGAGCGATACGACAATCGAAGGCGTACAGCTGTGCTTCTACGTCCATCTGCGTGCACGCCACGACGGCAGGTTGCTGTCCGAATGGCTGCTGGAACAGGCCAGGCAGCAGGGCATCGGTGGCGGCTCGGTATTCCGCGCCACCGCCGGCTTCGGCCGCCACGGCGTGCTGCACGAGGAAGCGTTTTTCGACCTTGCGGACGACCTCCCGGTGAAGGCCGAGTTCCTGCTCCGGCCGGCGGAGGCCGACGCCCTGCTCGCTCGCGTGCGTGAGGCCGGCGTCCACGCGGTCTATGCAACCTCGACCATACGCTTTGGGGTTCTGGGCGCGCAGTGA
- the cfa gene encoding cyclopropane fatty acyl phospholipid synthase, producing MPFRQQSIKQRAIDLLALAGVRAADKPPCDMCVHDDRLYARVFAHGSLGLGEAYMDGWWDSDDLSGLFTRLLRAQIDDELRTLDTLIAHLKARFVNLQRGEHAFEIGKAHYDLGNDLFQAMLGERLVYSCGYWAQATNLDDAQVAKLDLICRKLQLKPGQRVLDIGCGWGEALKYAAETYGVQGVGITVSREQAAYAQALCAGLPVEIRLQDYHELDEPFDAIMSIGMFEHVGALNYRGYFEVARRCLREDGLFLLHCIGSNGRPSRPDPWIEKYIFPNSMIPAMSQTATALEDLFVVEDWHNFGADYDRTLTAWRANFDAAWPALSHHYDDRFRRMWHYYLAVSAAVFRSRRDQLWQLTLSPRGVPGGYRVPR from the coding sequence ATGCCCTTCCGCCAGCAGTCCATCAAGCAGCGCGCGATCGATCTGCTCGCGCTGGCCGGTGTCCGTGCGGCCGACAAGCCGCCCTGTGACATGTGCGTACACGACGATCGTCTCTACGCCCGCGTGTTCGCGCACGGCTCGCTCGGTCTGGGCGAGGCCTACATGGACGGCTGGTGGGACAGCGACGACCTGTCCGGCCTGTTCACCCGACTGCTGCGCGCACAGATCGACGACGAGCTGCGCACCCTGGACACCCTGATCGCCCACCTCAAAGCCCGCTTCGTGAACCTGCAGCGCGGCGAGCACGCCTTCGAGATCGGCAAGGCGCATTACGACCTGGGCAACGATCTGTTCCAGGCCATGCTGGGGGAACGGCTGGTGTACTCGTGCGGCTACTGGGCCCAAGCGACCAACCTGGACGACGCCCAGGTCGCCAAGCTCGACCTGATCTGCCGCAAGCTGCAGCTCAAGCCGGGCCAGCGTGTGCTCGACATCGGCTGCGGCTGGGGCGAGGCGCTCAAGTACGCGGCGGAGACCTACGGTGTCCAAGGCGTGGGCATCACCGTCTCGCGGGAGCAGGCGGCCTACGCGCAGGCGCTGTGCGCCGGGTTGCCGGTGGAAATCCGCCTGCAGGACTACCACGAGCTGGACGAGCCGTTCGACGCGATCATGTCGATCGGCATGTTCGAGCATGTGGGCGCGCTCAACTACCGCGGCTACTTCGAGGTCGCGCGGCGCTGCCTGCGCGAGGACGGTTTGTTCCTGCTGCATTGCATCGGCAGCAACGGCCGGCCATCGCGGCCCGACCCGTGGATCGAGAAATACATCTTCCCCAACTCGATGATCCCGGCGATGAGCCAGACCGCCACGGCGCTCGAAGACCTGTTCGTGGTCGAGGACTGGCACAACTTCGGTGCCGACTACGACAGGACGCTGACCGCCTGGCGCGCCAACTTCGATGCCGCCTGGCCGGCGCTGTCGCACCATTACGACGACCGCTTCCGCCGCATGTGGCACTACTACCTGGCCGTCTCCGCCGCGGTCTTCCGCAGCCGCCGCGACCAGCTCTGGCAGCTCACGCTGAGCCCGCGCGGCGTGCCCGGCGGCTACCGCGTGCCACGGTAG
- the gcvA gene encoding transcriptional regulator GcvA — MRKLPPLASLRAFEAAVRHLSFKRAAEELAVTPTAVSHQVRQLEDRLGVRLFERHPRQVVATAAAMELYPVLRDGFDAFARALDSVADRRARRSLTLSATSAFAARWLVPRIASFRRAHPGLDLRLHASDEPVRLEGRDIDAAIRYGRGPYPGLVALPLAADHFAPVCSPALLLRRRADLARWPQLHFEWRHRRADNPTWRRWLEQAGMRGVLPESGVVFSDENHAIQAALAGQGVALLSLLLVGPDLRSGALVQPFGPVLEGYRYHLVHAPDAPRRDELAALADWLQAEMNAEAVAPTVARGSRRARRAGSA, encoded by the coding sequence ATGCGAAAACTTCCGCCGCTGGCTTCGCTGCGTGCCTTCGAGGCGGCGGTGCGCCACCTGAGCTTCAAGCGTGCGGCCGAAGAACTGGCGGTAACGCCCACCGCCGTCAGCCACCAGGTGCGCCAGCTGGAGGACCGGCTGGGCGTGCGTCTGTTCGAGCGGCATCCACGCCAGGTGGTCGCTACTGCCGCCGCGATGGAGCTTTACCCCGTGCTGCGTGATGGCTTCGATGCTTTTGCGCGCGCGCTGGACTCGGTGGCCGACCGCCGCGCCCGGCGCAGCCTGACGCTGTCGGCGACCAGTGCGTTTGCCGCGCGCTGGCTGGTGCCGCGCATTGCTTCGTTCCGCCGCGCCCACCCGGGACTCGACCTGCGCCTGCATGCCTCGGACGAGCCGGTACGCCTGGAGGGCCGCGACATCGACGCCGCCATCCGCTACGGCCGCGGGCCGTACCCAGGCCTCGTCGCGCTGCCGCTGGCGGCCGACCACTTCGCCCCCGTTTGCAGCCCCGCGCTGCTCCTGCGCCGGCGCGCCGACCTCGCACGGTGGCCGCAGCTGCATTTCGAATGGCGGCACCGGCGCGCCGACAACCCGACCTGGCGGCGCTGGCTGGAACAGGCAGGCATGCGCGGCGTGCTGCCGGAATCGGGCGTGGTCTTCAGCGACGAGAACCACGCGATCCAGGCGGCGCTGGCCGGCCAGGGCGTGGCCTTGCTCAGCCTTCTGCTGGTGGGGCCGGACTTGCGCAGCGGTGCGCTCGTGCAGCCGTTCGGGCCGGTGCTCGAGGGCTACCGATACCATCTGGTCCATGCGCCGGATGCGCCCAGGCGCGACGAACTGGCGGCGCTGGCGGACTGGTTGCAGGCCGAAATGAACGCCGAAGCGGTCGCTCCTACCGTGGCACGCGGTAGCCGCCGGGCACGCCGCGCGGGCTCAGCGTGA